One window of the Allosaccharopolyspora coralli genome contains the following:
- a CDS encoding amino acid permease, producing MVNEDTAGLSRGLTTRHIRFIALGSAIGTGLFYGSSEAIDQAGPSVLLAYLIAGAAVFLVLRSLGEMAVDNPVPGSFGEYASRHLGRLAGFVTGWTYAFEMVIVCIADVTALGVYMGFWFPDVPRWIWVLATLFVIGAANLLSVKVFGELEFWFTLAKVTAIVAMILGGIAILVFGFSGNPDATGVSNLWSHGGFFPMGVEGFVLSFAVVVFAFGGTEIIGVTAGEAEEPHKTIPRAVNTVPVRVLLFYVLTLAVIMAITPWDSIDSSGSPFVQIFDSVGLTSAATVLNVVVITAALSAINSDIFGAGRMLFGMAQRGQAPAIMTAVSRNGVPWMTVIVMTGALLIGVVLNYVMPENVFAVVASIATFATVWVWLMIVLSQYRARRSMNAEQAAALRFPVPLWPYAQVVTIVFMLFVFVVLAFSAETRVALYVGVVWLGLLSVVFVARQRTRVSPFSAYSHQKDSRVDAAEVHSE from the coding sequence ATGGTGAACGAAGACACGGCGGGACTGAGTCGAGGTCTCACCACGCGGCACATCCGCTTCATCGCACTCGGCTCGGCCATCGGAACCGGGCTGTTCTACGGATCGTCCGAAGCCATCGACCAGGCCGGGCCCTCGGTACTGCTCGCGTACCTGATCGCCGGGGCCGCGGTGTTCCTCGTCCTGCGCTCGCTCGGCGAGATGGCCGTCGACAACCCGGTGCCCGGCTCGTTCGGGGAGTACGCGAGCAGACATCTCGGGCGCCTCGCCGGGTTCGTCACCGGATGGACCTACGCGTTCGAGATGGTCATCGTCTGCATCGCCGACGTCACGGCGCTCGGCGTCTACATGGGATTCTGGTTCCCCGACGTGCCGAGATGGATCTGGGTGCTCGCCACGTTGTTCGTCATCGGCGCTGCCAACCTGCTCAGCGTCAAGGTGTTCGGCGAGCTGGAGTTCTGGTTCACCCTCGCCAAGGTCACGGCCATCGTCGCGATGATCCTCGGCGGCATCGCGATCCTCGTCTTCGGCTTCTCCGGGAACCCGGACGCCACCGGGGTGAGCAACCTGTGGTCGCACGGCGGGTTCTTCCCAATGGGGGTCGAGGGATTCGTGCTCTCGTTCGCCGTGGTCGTGTTCGCCTTCGGCGGCACCGAGATCATCGGCGTCACAGCAGGAGAGGCCGAAGAACCGCACAAGACCATCCCGCGTGCGGTCAACACGGTGCCGGTGCGGGTACTGCTGTTTTACGTGCTGACTCTGGCGGTCATCATGGCCATCACCCCGTGGGATTCGATCGACTCGTCCGGTAGTCCGTTCGTGCAGATCTTCGACAGCGTCGGTCTGACCTCGGCGGCCACCGTCCTCAACGTCGTGGTGATCACCGCGGCGCTCTCGGCGATCAACAGCGACATCTTCGGAGCCGGACGGATGCTGTTCGGCATGGCGCAGCGCGGTCAGGCCCCGGCGATCATGACCGCGGTCTCGCGCAACGGCGTGCCATGGATGACGGTGATCGTCATGACCGGCGCGCTGCTGATCGGGGTCGTACTCAACTACGTGATGCCGGAAAACGTCTTCGCGGTCGTCGCTTCCATCGCGACGTTCGCCACGGTGTGGGTGTGGCTGATGATCGTGCTCTCCCAGTACCGCGCGCGGCGGTCGATGAACGCCGAGCAGGCCGCCGCGCTGCGGTTCCCGGTGCCGTTGTGGCCGTATGCCCAGGTCGTGACGATCGTGTTCATGCTGTTCGTCTTCGTCGTGCTCGCGTTCTCGGCCGAGACTCGGGTCGCGCTCTACGTCGGAGTCGTCTGGCTCGGGCTGCTGTCGGTGGTTTTCGTCGCGCGGCAGAGAACCCGCGTGAGCCCTTTTAGTGCCTATAGCCACCAAAAAGACTCACGCGTCGATGCGGCGGAGGTGCACTCGGAGTGA
- the hutC gene encoding histidine utilization repressor, which yields MTIDATDVAALFGASRRESAPAYRRLKDVITEQIGTGRWSEGELLPSESQLVHSLGLSRMTINRALRELSTDGLLVRLAGVGTFVAERKSSSALYDVRSIADEVHRRGHRHRTDVISVRSEPADLRAHRLFGIPEGQPVLHSVLVHFEDEVAIQLEDRHVHPELAPDYLEQDFTTQTPNHYLSRIAPLGKGEHVVEAVLGTREDCALLGIDESEPCLVIHRRTWSEGQLVSAARLLHPGSRYRLEGIFDTT from the coding sequence GTGACGATCGACGCCACGGACGTCGCCGCGCTGTTCGGCGCGAGTCGCCGTGAGTCGGCGCCTGCCTACCGCCGCCTCAAGGACGTGATCACCGAGCAGATCGGCACCGGGCGCTGGTCCGAGGGTGAGCTCCTGCCGTCGGAGAGCCAGCTGGTGCACTCGCTCGGCCTGTCCCGCATGACGATCAACCGGGCCCTGCGCGAGCTGAGCACCGACGGGCTCCTCGTGCGACTGGCCGGGGTGGGCACGTTCGTCGCCGAGCGCAAGAGCAGTTCGGCCCTCTACGACGTGCGCAGCATCGCCGACGAGGTGCACCGTCGCGGACACCGGCACCGCACCGACGTGATCTCCGTCCGCAGCGAGCCCGCCGACCTGCGTGCGCACCGTCTGTTCGGAATCCCCGAGGGACAGCCGGTGCTGCACTCGGTGCTCGTGCATTTCGAGGACGAGGTCGCGATCCAGCTCGAGGACCGCCACGTGCACCCGGAACTCGCGCCCGACTACCTGGAGCAGGACTTCACGACGCAGACACCGAACCACTACCTCTCCCGTATCGCCCCGCTGGGCAAGGGGGAGCACGTCGTGGAAGCCGTGCTCGGCACCCGGGAGGACTGTGCCCTGCTGGGCATCGACGAGTCCGAACCGTGCTTGGTGATTCACCGGCGCACCTGGTCGGAAGGTCAGCTCGTGAGCGCCGCCCGATTGCTGCACCCAGGGTCCCGTTACCGGCTCGAAGGCATCTTCGACACGACCTGA
- a CDS encoding TetR family transcriptional regulator translates to MSATTPRAEATRARLFEAAIAAFAEKGFHGTTTRDIAAAAGMSPAALYVHHKSKEELLHLISRAGHEQTLAVVRDAIAGASDPVERLRAVVRAFAVHHARGNTQARIINDELSALGPEHAEEIRLLRRTISDELRHLVDTGVASGQFTVTNPRMTAVALLSLGIDIARWYREEGEWTPDEIGEHYADLATRLVGAR, encoded by the coding sequence ATGTCCGCGACCACCCCACGCGCCGAGGCCACCAGAGCCCGCTTGTTCGAAGCCGCGATCGCCGCGTTCGCCGAGAAGGGGTTCCACGGCACGACCACCCGCGACATCGCCGCCGCTGCCGGGATGTCTCCGGCGGCCCTCTACGTGCACCACAAATCCAAGGAAGAGCTGCTTCACCTCATCTCGCGAGCGGGCCACGAGCAGACGCTCGCGGTCGTGCGGGACGCCATCGCCGGCGCGTCGGATCCGGTTGAGCGGCTGCGCGCGGTCGTGCGGGCATTCGCCGTGCACCACGCTCGCGGGAACACCCAGGCCAGGATCATCAATGACGAGTTGTCCGCGCTGGGCCCCGAGCACGCCGAAGAGATCCGCCTCCTCCGCCGGACCATCAGCGACGAACTGCGCCACCTCGTCGACACCGGAGTCGCGAGTGGACAGTTCACGGTCACGAATCCACGGATGACCGCGGTGGCACTGCTCTCGCTGGGCATCGACATCGCACGCTGGTACCGCGAGGAGGGAGAGTGGACGCCGGACGAGATCGGCGAGCACTACGCGGACCTGGCGACCCGTCTCGTCGGCGCCCGCTGA
- a CDS encoding NADP-dependent oxidoreductase has translation MTEFGGPEVLHAVELPQPRPGSGQVRVRVHAATVNPTDTVLRSGARAEAMRDDPKPYVPGMDVAGVLDEVGPDTETDLAVGEHVMGIVVPRGNHGGYAEQVVLPAESVVRAPAGASDVEAATLPMNGLTAQMTLDLLALVPGQTLAVTGAAGSYGGYVVQLAKHRGLRVVADASAADRAQVESLGADIVVDRGEDVADRVREAVPDGVDGLADGAVLDDKVIDAVRDGGGIATVRFFAGQPERGVTYHRVMVPQYATEHGKLDQLRVLAEQGVLTLRVADTFPAEQAAQAHQRLEAGGTRGRLVLTFAE, from the coding sequence GTGACGGAGTTCGGCGGCCCCGAGGTACTGCACGCGGTGGAGTTGCCGCAGCCTCGCCCGGGAAGCGGACAGGTGCGGGTGCGGGTGCACGCCGCGACGGTGAACCCGACCGACACGGTCCTGCGCAGCGGCGCACGCGCGGAGGCGATGCGCGACGACCCGAAACCGTACGTCCCGGGCATGGACGTCGCCGGGGTCCTGGACGAGGTCGGTCCCGACACCGAGACCGATCTGGCCGTCGGCGAGCACGTGATGGGCATCGTGGTACCGCGGGGAAACCACGGCGGGTACGCGGAACAGGTCGTGCTGCCCGCCGAATCGGTGGTCCGGGCGCCCGCCGGGGCCTCCGACGTCGAGGCGGCCACGCTGCCGATGAACGGGCTGACGGCCCAGATGACGCTGGACCTGCTGGCATTGGTGCCGGGGCAGACGCTCGCGGTCACCGGCGCTGCGGGCAGCTACGGCGGGTACGTCGTGCAACTGGCCAAACATCGTGGCCTGCGGGTGGTCGCGGACGCCTCGGCCGCCGATCGCGCGCAGGTCGAGAGCCTCGGTGCCGACATCGTCGTCGACCGTGGCGAGGACGTCGCCGACCGGGTCCGTGAGGCGGTGCCCGACGGGGTCGACGGCCTCGCCGACGGTGCGGTTCTGGACGACAAGGTGATCGACGCAGTGCGGGACGGAGGTGGCATCGCCACCGTGCGGTTTTTCGCCGGGCAACCCGAGCGCGGAGTCACCTACCACCGAGTCATGGTCCCGCAGTACGCGACCGAACACGGCAAACTCGACCAGCTCCGGGTGCTCGCCGAGCAGGGCGTGCTCACACTCCGGGTCGCGGACACGTTCCCGGCCGAGCAGGCCGCGCAGGCGCACCAACGGCTCGAGGCCGGTGGCACCCGCGGACGCCTGGTGCTCACGTTCGCCGAGTGA
- a CDS encoding TetR/AcrR family transcriptional regulator gives MTNGSRGRRRRGDEIPALVESSSLREQPSTARGARTRAALVAAARVVFERDGYFGSRLTDISAEANCSTGSFYTYFTSKDEILLAVIEDAQHDMLHPGTPHLAPEDSSPAAVIEASNRAYFEAYRRHAKLMLILDQLAASNAEFRELRRRRGKAFADRNARAIKDLQDKGLADTDVDAGMAARALSGMVSRMAFYSFAMEENYPLGTLVETTTKLWLNALNMTDDR, from the coding sequence ATGACGAACGGTTCCCGAGGTCGTCGGCGGCGCGGCGACGAGATTCCGGCTCTGGTCGAGAGTTCGTCGCTGCGCGAGCAACCCAGTACCGCGCGCGGCGCACGCACCCGCGCCGCGCTCGTCGCTGCCGCGCGGGTCGTCTTCGAACGAGACGGGTACTTCGGCTCGCGGCTGACCGACATCAGCGCCGAGGCGAACTGCTCCACCGGCAGCTTCTACACGTACTTCACCAGCAAGGACGAGATCCTGCTCGCGGTGATCGAGGACGCGCAGCACGACATGCTGCACCCCGGGACGCCACACCTCGCCCCGGAGGACAGCTCGCCCGCCGCGGTCATCGAAGCCAGCAATCGTGCCTACTTCGAGGCGTACCGGCGGCACGCGAAGCTGATGCTGATCCTCGACCAGCTCGCCGCGAGCAACGCCGAGTTCCGGGAGCTGCGGCGCAGGCGCGGCAAGGCGTTCGCCGACCGCAACGCCCGCGCGATCAAGGACCTGCAGGACAAAGGGCTCGCCGACACCGACGTCGACGCGGGGATGGCCGCGCGCGCACTGTCCGGAATGGTCAGTCGGATGGCGTTCTACTCCTTCGCGATGGAGGAGAACTATCCGCTCGGTACGCTCGTCGAGACCACCACGAAGCTGTGGCTCAACGCCTTGAACATGACCGACGACCGGTAG
- a CDS encoding phosphatase PAP2 family protein has protein sequence MAAAGDDSSNTHGAERPSVTRDLRTILRRWPWVSGALGVLISALCAAGFTALAGQVYNRGPVVALDRRLLELVGEVRSEPAIAVWSVLTWVGDTLVVFPLAVVAGVLLVRRKRSWSPLVLLVASSAGVGSLVGLTKWIIARPRPPALPLVGVEDGFGFPSGHSAQAAAVYLMIALLILPLLTGSRRRAAVLLAAMALTATAMLSRIVLGVHSPSDVFGGLLLGVGWTVLLLSLRPLARSARELLHRLAHA, from the coding sequence ATGGCGGCTGCGGGCGACGACTCCTCGAACACGCACGGAGCCGAACGGCCGTCCGTCACGCGGGACCTGCGGACGATTCTGCGGCGATGGCCCTGGGTTTCGGGAGCCCTCGGTGTGCTCATCAGTGCCCTGTGCGCCGCGGGATTCACGGCTCTGGCCGGCCAGGTGTACAACCGAGGACCGGTGGTGGCCCTGGACCGGCGTCTGCTGGAACTGGTGGGCGAGGTTCGGTCGGAACCGGCGATCGCGGTCTGGTCGGTTCTGACCTGGGTCGGCGACACCCTGGTGGTGTTCCCGTTGGCGGTCGTGGCCGGTGTGCTGCTGGTACGCCGGAAACGATCCTGGTCCCCGCTCGTGTTGCTCGTGGCGTCCTCGGCTGGCGTCGGCTCCCTCGTCGGGCTGACCAAATGGATCATCGCTCGGCCGCGTCCGCCCGCGCTGCCGCTGGTCGGTGTGGAGGACGGCTTCGGGTTCCCGTCCGGTCATTCGGCCCAAGCGGCGGCGGTGTATCTGATGATCGCCCTGCTGATCCTGCCGCTACTCACCGGCTCCCGGCGACGCGCTGCGGTGTTGTTGGCGGCGATGGCGCTGACCGCGACGGCCATGCTCTCGCGGATCGTGCTCGGCGTGCACTCTCCTTCGGATGTCTTCGGCGGGTTGCTGTTGGGAGTCGGCTGGACCGTGTTGCTGCTCAGCCTGCGCCCGCTCGCCCGGTCCGCGCGCGAGCTGCTCCATCGACTCGCCCACGCCTGA
- a CDS encoding long-chain-fatty-acid--CoA ligase yields MPNVARPPWEHAGSAPNAVALRAGDEVWTYAQLRDASAAFGGELRALGARPGDRVLLVAPTVAEFVVAYLAGQLLGTVVITMNTMATEPEIDYVVEDSGASLLIAWHEASLAASRVAEERDLSFRVLAPGAGARSGTPVDEPVERNLDDTAVLLYTSGTTGRPKGVELTVGNLLDTARTFVEQLDLTSQDRFGTALPLFHVFGQAVCLNTVLTTGASMSLLSPFEPVAMLEMIRRDRLTTVAGVPTMWNAMLHASGDFGPADFADLRLASSGGASLPGEVITAFSDRFGCTILEGYGLTESSGAATYNAPDRQQRIGSVGIPLPGTDVEIRNLDGEPVPAGDVGEVFLRGPSVMKGYWNRPDATAADLAGGWLRTGDLGRVDEDGYLYIVDRAKDLIIRGGYNVYPREVEEVLYEHPDIVEVAVLGVADDAYGEEVAAVVATRSGAPIDEDELRTWAKERLSPYKVPHRFRFVDTLPKGPSGKILKRAIDRDALENPAS; encoded by the coding sequence ATGCCGAACGTAGCCCGACCGCCGTGGGAACACGCGGGCTCGGCCCCGAACGCGGTGGCGCTGCGGGCGGGCGACGAGGTGTGGACCTACGCGCAGCTGCGGGATGCCTCGGCCGCGTTCGGCGGCGAACTCCGAGCACTCGGCGCACGTCCTGGAGACCGAGTTCTGCTGGTGGCTCCCACCGTCGCGGAGTTCGTGGTCGCGTATCTCGCCGGGCAGCTGCTGGGCACGGTGGTCATCACCATGAACACGATGGCGACCGAGCCCGAGATCGACTACGTCGTGGAGGACTCCGGTGCGTCGCTGTTGATCGCCTGGCACGAGGCGAGCCTGGCTGCGTCCCGCGTGGCCGAGGAACGTGACCTGTCGTTTCGGGTGCTGGCACCCGGAGCCGGGGCACGTTCGGGGACGCCCGTGGACGAGCCGGTGGAACGAAACCTCGACGACACGGCGGTTCTGCTCTACACCTCCGGAACCACCGGGCGCCCCAAGGGCGTCGAACTCACCGTGGGCAACCTGCTGGACACCGCGAGGACGTTCGTCGAGCAACTCGACCTGACCTCGCAGGACCGGTTCGGTACGGCGCTGCCGCTGTTCCACGTCTTCGGGCAGGCCGTGTGCCTCAACACGGTTCTGACGACCGGCGCGTCGATGTCACTGCTCTCGCCCTTCGAGCCCGTCGCCATGCTGGAGATGATCCGGCGGGACCGACTGACCACTGTGGCCGGTGTGCCGACCATGTGGAACGCGATGCTGCACGCCTCCGGCGACTTCGGCCCCGCCGACTTCGCCGATCTGCGACTGGCCTCCTCCGGGGGTGCCTCGCTTCCGGGTGAAGTGATCACAGCGTTCTCGGACCGGTTCGGCTGCACGATCCTCGAGGGTTACGGCCTCACCGAGTCCAGCGGTGCCGCGACCTACAACGCGCCGGATCGGCAGCAGCGCATCGGATCGGTCGGGATTCCGCTTCCCGGCACCGACGTGGAGATCCGGAACCTCGACGGTGAGCCGGTGCCTGCCGGCGACGTGGGCGAGGTGTTCCTGCGGGGGCCGAGCGTGATGAAGGGCTACTGGAACCGTCCCGACGCGACGGCGGCCGACCTCGCCGGCGGGTGGTTGCGGACCGGCGACCTCGGCCGTGTCGACGAGGACGGCTACCTCTACATCGTCGACCGTGCGAAGGATCTCATCATTCGCGGCGGCTACAACGTGTACCCGCGCGAGGTGGAGGAAGTGCTCTACGAACACCCGGACATCGTCGAGGTCGCGGTGCTCGGAGTCGCCGACGACGCCTACGGTGAGGAGGTCGCCGCGGTCGTCGCCACCCGCTCCGGCGCGCCGATCGACGAGGACGAACTGCGCACGTGGGCGAAGGAACGGCTGTCCCCCTACAAGGTGCCGCACCGGTTCCGTTTCGTGGACACCTTGCCGAAGGGACCGAGCGGGAAGATCCTCAAGCGTGCCATCGACCGGGACGCACTCGAGAACCCCGCGAGCTGA
- a CDS encoding IclR family transcriptional regulator: MRATGKESSTSPAVGHALDILVRLAQRPGPVRASALMRDLGLPRSSAYHILSVLEDRGFVVYLPQEKAYGLGAFSFEIGSAYLRHESLERLARPILRRLAARLGQTVQLGILHGAETVYLLKQPPDAEPTADVALITDVGVRLPSHLTANGRAILADTPGAQLRALFAGPADFVTRTGSCPRCLADLRRILERDRARGWSEEVELVADGLRSVGTAAHDHAGRPVAAVSTTWCRHHHDRDPAEVGDVLRRGAARLTRSLSGCPPAVDNSDERA; the protein is encoded by the coding sequence ATGCGAGCTACAGGAAAGGAATCGAGTACGTCGCCGGCTGTGGGGCACGCCCTGGACATCCTCGTCCGGCTCGCCCAACGGCCCGGCCCCGTGCGAGCCTCGGCGCTCATGCGCGACCTCGGGCTGCCGCGCTCGTCCGCCTACCACATTCTGTCGGTACTGGAAGATCGCGGATTCGTCGTGTACCTGCCGCAGGAGAAGGCCTATGGGCTCGGCGCGTTCTCGTTCGAGATCGGCTCCGCGTACCTGCGCCATGAATCACTGGAACGGCTGGCCCGGCCGATCCTGCGACGACTCGCCGCCCGGCTCGGCCAGACCGTCCAACTCGGCATCCTGCACGGGGCGGAGACCGTCTACCTGCTCAAACAACCTCCCGATGCGGAGCCGACGGCCGATGTAGCGCTGATCACGGATGTCGGAGTCCGGCTGCCGTCGCATCTGACCGCCAACGGGCGCGCGATTCTCGCGGACACGCCCGGAGCACAGTTGCGAGCGTTGTTCGCCGGTCCCGCCGACTTCGTCACCCGCACCGGGAGCTGCCCCCGCTGTCTGGCGGACCTGCGCCGGATACTCGAACGGGACCGCGCTCGCGGGTGGTCCGAAGAGGTCGAACTCGTCGCAGACGGTCTCCGATCGGTCGGGACGGCCGCCCACGACCACGCCGGGCGGCCCGTCGCCGCGGTGAGCACGACCTGGTGCCGCCACCATCACGATCGGGATCCGGCCGAGGTCGGCGACGTCCTGCGTCGCGGCGCCGCGAGGTTGACGCGAAGCCTGTCCGGCTGTCCACCGGCCGTGGACAACTCCGACGAGCGGGCCTGA
- a CDS encoding phosphotriesterase family protein, which produces MTAVHTVNGPVSSAELGRVLVHEHVFVLGEEYRQNYTDWDEDARVEDAVRRLTELKELGIDTILDPTVLGLGRYLPRIQKIAARTPLNIVPATGIYTYNDVPFQFHHHGPGLLFDKPEPMVDLFVRDLTEGIADTGVRAAFLKCAIEDPGLTPGVERVMRAVGRASVLTGAPITVHTNAHTHSGLVAQRVLAEEGVDLSRVVIGHSGDSTDLDYLTKLAEAGSLLGMDRFGLDVLLPFDDRIDTIVELVRRGFAENVTVAHDAACFIDWFDEAEKEAAAPKWNYRHISEDVLPALLERGLTDDDLDTILVHNPRRYFERE; this is translated from the coding sequence ATGACGGCGGTACACACGGTGAACGGTCCGGTGAGCAGTGCCGAGCTGGGCCGGGTCCTGGTCCACGAGCACGTGTTCGTGTTGGGCGAGGAGTACCGGCAGAACTACACCGACTGGGACGAGGACGCGCGGGTCGAGGACGCGGTCCGGCGGCTCACCGAACTCAAGGAGCTCGGCATCGACACGATCCTCGACCCGACGGTGCTCGGGCTCGGACGGTACCTGCCGCGCATCCAGAAGATCGCCGCGCGGACGCCGCTCAACATCGTTCCCGCGACCGGCATCTACACCTACAACGACGTGCCGTTCCAGTTCCACCACCACGGTCCCGGCCTGCTGTTCGACAAGCCCGAGCCGATGGTGGACCTGTTCGTGCGGGATCTGACCGAAGGAATCGCCGACACCGGTGTGCGGGCGGCCTTCCTGAAGTGCGCCATCGAGGACCCGGGTCTCACGCCGGGTGTCGAGCGCGTGATGCGCGCGGTCGGGCGGGCGTCCGTGCTGACCGGTGCCCCGATCACGGTGCACACCAACGCGCACACCCACTCGGGGCTGGTGGCCCAACGGGTGCTGGCCGAGGAAGGCGTGGACCTGTCCCGTGTGGTCATCGGGCATTCCGGTGACTCGACGGACCTGGACTACCTCACGAAGCTCGCCGAAGCGGGTTCGCTGCTCGGGATGGACCGGTTCGGGCTCGACGTGCTGCTGCCGTTCGACGACCGGATCGACACGATCGTGGAACTGGTGCGTCGGGGATTCGCCGAGAACGTCACCGTCGCCCACGACGCGGCCTGCTTCATCGACTGGTTCGACGAGGCCGAGAAGGAAGCGGCGGCGCCGAAGTGGAACTACCGCCACATCAGCGAGGACGTGCTGCCCGCGCTGCTCGAACGAGGTCTCACCGACGACGACCTCGACACCATCCTGGTGCACAACCCCCGCCGCTACTTCGAACGCGAGTAG
- a CDS encoding SAM-dependent methyltransferase: MDSDQWPGDPSGIDLGKPNSARMYDYYLGGSANFAIDREAAEAGLAAMPHARDYARANRAFLGRAVAHLARCGIDQFLDLGSGVPTVGNVHEIAQSIEPSARVAYVDHEAVAVAHARRLLDSTTGVTVTNADIRVPSEVLAAPGVAELIDFTRPVAVLAVAIIPFVPDQREANEVLDEYRQATTTGSALVLSHISALSATPQQVADAEEVMASTPTPARWRTREEVEDLVRVDELIEPGLVPVPLWRPDRPVSADTAESSNALGAVGWLRR; encoded by the coding sequence ATGGATTCGGACCAGTGGCCCGGCGATCCTTCCGGGATCGACCTCGGCAAGCCGAACTCGGCGCGGATGTACGACTACTATCTGGGCGGCTCCGCGAACTTCGCGATCGACCGTGAAGCCGCCGAGGCCGGATTGGCGGCGATGCCGCACGCCCGCGACTACGCGCGCGCCAACCGGGCGTTTCTCGGCCGAGCTGTCGCGCATCTGGCGCGCTGCGGGATCGACCAGTTCCTCGACCTGGGCTCGGGCGTGCCGACGGTCGGCAACGTCCACGAGATCGCGCAGTCGATCGAGCCCTCGGCGCGAGTCGCCTACGTCGACCACGAGGCCGTGGCGGTGGCGCACGCTCGTCGGCTGCTGGACTCGACGACCGGTGTGACGGTGACCAACGCCGATATCCGCGTGCCGTCGGAGGTGCTCGCGGCGCCCGGGGTGGCGGAGCTGATCGATTTCACCCGCCCGGTCGCGGTGCTCGCCGTCGCGATCATTCCGTTCGTCCCGGACCAGCGCGAGGCGAACGAGGTCTTGGACGAGTACCGGCAAGCCACGACGACGGGCAGCGCGCTGGTCCTGTCGCACATCTCGGCGCTGTCCGCGACGCCGCAGCAGGTCGCGGACGCAGAGGAGGTCATGGCGTCGACGCCGACCCCGGCGCGGTGGCGCACTCGCGAGGAGGTCGAGGACTTGGTGCGCGTCGACGAGTTGATCGAGCCGGGTCTCGTGCCCGTGCCGTTGTGGCGGCCGGACCGGCCGGTCTCTGCGGACACCGCCGAGAGCAGCAACGCTCTCGGCGCGGTGGGGTGGCTACGGCGCTGA
- a CDS encoding MFS transporter: protein MTSANTAPSPERKKHLRKLMAAGLVGASIEWYDFFIYGTAAALVFGTIFFPDASPLTATLLSFSTFWAGFVARPLGGLVFGHIGDRIGRKPALVTCLILVGGSTVGIGLLPTAAQIGVAAPILLVTLRFLQGIAVGGQWGGVILLLTESAMPGRRGQAGTFGQMGVPFGLILGTVAFLVVGLTVPSEAFVAWGWRIPFLASALLLPIVLFIQTRVEDSPEYQQLKQAADSSRAKVVRAPIREAITTHWRRILLGAGILGSSNAVFYIGVAGVLDYGTRELGMSRDSLLIASLAASAFGVAAIYWAGSASDRIGRKPLMIVGAAAMALWAFPYFWLINTESLFWVFVAVAIGGVASSLVYGPYAAYLAELFQPNVRYSAASIAYQLPAIVISGGTPFLMTALLAATGTTLAVSGYMALVALISLTCVLLSPETHQRAGTTATPSPATT from the coding sequence ATGACGTCCGCGAACACCGCTCCGTCGCCGGAACGCAAGAAGCACCTGCGCAAGCTCATGGCCGCCGGTCTCGTCGGCGCCTCGATCGAGTGGTACGACTTCTTCATCTACGGGACCGCCGCGGCGCTGGTCTTCGGCACGATCTTCTTCCCCGACGCGTCCCCGCTGACCGCGACGCTGTTGTCGTTCAGCACGTTCTGGGCGGGGTTCGTGGCCAGGCCACTCGGCGGGCTCGTCTTCGGGCACATCGGCGACCGGATCGGGAGGAAACCGGCTCTGGTCACGTGCCTGATCCTCGTCGGAGGCTCGACCGTCGGGATCGGGCTGCTACCCACCGCCGCGCAGATCGGCGTCGCCGCGCCGATCCTGTTGGTGACACTGAGGTTCCTGCAAGGAATCGCGGTCGGCGGCCAATGGGGTGGCGTGATTCTGCTGCTCACCGAGAGCGCGATGCCCGGCAGGCGCGGACAAGCGGGAACGTTCGGCCAGATGGGCGTCCCCTTCGGACTCATCCTCGGTACCGTCGCCTTCCTGGTGGTCGGACTGACGGTGCCCAGCGAGGCCTTCGTCGCGTGGGGCTGGCGCATTCCGTTCCTCGCCAGCGCGTTGTTGCTGCCGATCGTGCTGTTCATCCAGACGCGAGTGGAGGACAGCCCGGAGTACCAGCAGCTCAAGCAGGCCGCCGACTCGTCACGCGCGAAGGTCGTGCGGGCGCCGATCCGGGAGGCGATCACGACGCACTGGCGCCGGATCCTGCTCGGTGCCGGCATTCTCGGCTCCAGCAACGCGGTGTTCTACATCGGCGTCGCCGGGGTGCTCGACTACGGCACGCGCGAACTGGGCATGTCGCGGGATTCGCTGCTCATCGCCTCGTTGGCGGCGTCGGCCTTCGGCGTGGCGGCCATCTACTGGGCCGGGTCGGCATCGGACAGGATCGGACGCAAACCGTTGATGATCGTGGGCGCGGCGGCGATGGCACTGTGGGCGTTCCCGTACTTCTGGCTCATCAACACCGAGTCGTTGTTCTGGGTGTTCGTCGCGGTGGCGATCGGCGGTGTCGCGTCGTCCCTCGTCTACGGTCCGTACGCGGCCTACCTCGCGGAACTGTTCCAGCCGAACGTGCGGTACTCGGCGGCCTCCATCGCTTACCAGCTGCCTGCCATCGTGATCAGCGGTGGTACGCCGTTCCTGATGACGGCGTTACTCGCGGCGACCGGAACGACCCTCGCCGTCTCCGGGTACATGGCGTTGGTGGCGTTGATCTCGCTGACCTGCGTGCTGCTTTCTCCCGAGACCCACCAGCGAGCCGGGACCACCGCGACACCGTCCCCGGCCACGACGTGA